The following proteins come from a genomic window of Cucurbita pepo subsp. pepo cultivar mu-cu-16 unplaced genomic scaffold, ASM280686v2 Cp4.1_scaffold000137, whole genome shotgun sequence:
- the LOC111784011 gene encoding uncharacterized protein LOC111784011 translates to MAVSIKIMSLTVATLGVISFIFGVIAENKKPASGTPILGKGIVICQYPADPTVALGYLSVAFLLASSIAGYFSLFYPYQRKSVPRCALFKSTSFSIFFNIALYLCVXITLLVWPTVTEQIHLTRNVHPNLETACPTAMTGLRGGDAFLSLDSSHFLLVALMLAENAREDYFDEIEENGDSVEALKNSA, encoded by the exons ATGGCCGTGTCTATCAAGATAATGTCTCTTACTGTCGCAACTTTAGGTGTGATATCCTTTATATTTGGAGTCATAGCTGAGAACAAGAAG CCTGCATCTGGAACTCCCATCCTAGGCAAAGGCATTGTTATCTGTCAGTATCCAGCGGACCCAACTGTGGCCTTGGGATATCTTTCTGTTGCATTTCTTCTTGCTTCTTCAATTGCAGGATACTTCTCTTTATTCTATCCATACCAACGAAAATCTGTTCCTCGATGTGCCTTGTTTAAGAGCACCagtttctctattttcttcaaCATTGCCCT CTACCTCTGTGTTTANATAACTTTACTCGTATGGCCTACGGTCACCGAGCAAATTCACTTGACTCGCAACGTCCATCCCAATCTTGAGACAGCCTGCCCGACCGCTATGACTGGTCTTCGGGGTGGGGATGCATTTCTATCCCTTGATTCATCCCACTTCTTGTTGGTTGCCCTAATGTTGGCTGAAAATGCTCGAGAGGACTACTTTGATGAAATAGAGGAAAATGGAGACAGTGTTGAGGCTCTTAAGAACAGCGcatga